The following proteins come from a genomic window of Natronosalvus vescus:
- a CDS encoding restriction endonuclease, whose protein sequence is MAETKLFPYNELSDADLVVDAVYEGGDANNLSAALLPDLLGVGTGGGFRAKRCPTDSQKYSYVVLYTTFSEPDWPDDLDRESGIFTYYGDNRDPGSRIHEKDGNKILREVFHNLHSGQRQTIPPFFVFTKEEGWNRKFRGLAVPGDRLENQSEDLVAVWKHNGGDRFQNYKATFTILDVDRVSRAWISDLQEGKFLTENTPDVWAKWKNTGKYTPLQADRTKDHRTKVEQLPTTEKEKTILQTVYSHCKNDSNQSRKFEYVASALFELMDSNVHQSKVTRQSRDGGRDAIGTYHIGSIGDSVDVEFALEAKCYKPSTGVGVHDTSRLISRLRHRQFGVFVTTSYVRKSAYEEIKQDGHPVLVLSGGDIAKILQKNGFTSKAEVKNWLDSQGPA, encoded by the coding sequence ATGGCCGAGACGAAGCTGTTCCCATATAACGAATTATCAGATGCAGACTTGGTCGTCGACGCAGTGTACGAGGGTGGTGACGCAAATAATCTCTCAGCGGCGTTGCTTCCTGACTTACTCGGAGTGGGAACAGGTGGGGGTTTTCGAGCGAAAAGGTGCCCGACTGATTCGCAGAAGTATTCGTATGTCGTATTATACACCACATTCAGTGAACCAGATTGGCCGGATGATTTAGACCGAGAAAGCGGGATTTTCACGTATTATGGAGACAACAGGGATCCGGGCTCAAGAATACACGAGAAAGACGGAAACAAAATTCTAAGGGAGGTCTTCCACAACCTCCACAGCGGCCAGCGACAAACAATCCCACCGTTCTTCGTGTTCACCAAAGAGGAAGGATGGAATAGGAAGTTTAGGGGTCTTGCCGTGCCAGGTGACCGGCTCGAAAATCAATCTGAGGATTTAGTCGCCGTTTGGAAACATAACGGAGGAGACCGATTCCAGAATTATAAAGCTACGTTCACAATTCTTGATGTCGATAGGGTATCCCGTGCATGGATTTCTGATCTCCAGGAGGGGAAGTTTTTGACTGAGAACACACCAGATGTGTGGGCAAAGTGGAAGAACACTGGAAAGTACACCCCGTTACAGGCCGATCGGACGAAAGATCATAGAACGAAAGTTGAACAGCTGCCGACGACGGAAAAAGAGAAGACCATTCTGCAGACAGTCTATTCCCATTGTAAGAACGACTCAAACCAATCACGAAAGTTTGAGTACGTTGCTTCAGCCCTCTTTGAACTTATGGACTCTAACGTCCATCAATCCAAGGTCACCAGACAATCAAGAGACGGTGGGCGAGATGCAATTGGAACGTATCACATCGGATCTATAGGAGATAGCGTTGACGTTGAGTTCGCATTGGAAGCCAAGTGTTACAAACCCAGTACTGGAGTTGGAGTCCACGACACAAGCCGACTGATTTCTCGCTTGCGGCACCGACAATTCGGCGTCTTCGTGACAACATCCTACGTCCGTAAATCAGCCTACGAGGAAATTAAACAAGATGGCCATCCGGTGCTAGTTCTCAGTGGTGGGGATATTGCGAAGATTCTGCAGAAGAACGGGTTCACCTCCAAAGCAGAAGTGAAAAATTGGTTAGACAGCCAAGGCCCCGCTTAG